The Haloplanus sp. CK5-1 genome segment CGGCCGGACCGTCCACTCGCTGGCCCACGCGCTGACCAACTTCGACGTGCGCCAACACTTCGTCAGCCCGGAGAGTCTGCGCCTCCCCCGTAACGTCCGCTACGACCTCCACGAGGCCGGCGCGCAGGTCCGCGAACACACCGACCTCGACGAGGTGCTCCCGGAACTCGACGTGTTGTACGTTACGCGCATCCAGCGCGAGCGCTTCCCCGAGGAACGGGAGTACCGCGCCGTCGCCGGCGAGTACCGCATCGACAACGAGACGCTGTCGGACGCCCGCGACGACCTGACGGTGATGCACCCGCTCCCTCGGGTCGACGAGATTGCGCCGGCGGTCGACGAGACGGCGCGTGCGAAGTACTTCGAACAGGCACACAACGGCGTCCCCGTCCGGATGGCGTTGCTCGACATCCTCCTCGGGGACGAGGGGGGTGACCGACGATGAGCGACACGGAGAAGGAACTCCGCGTCAGCAAGATCCGCGACGGCACCGTCATCGACCACGTCACCGGCGGGCAGGCGTTGAACGTCCTCGCCATCCTCGGCATCGACGGAAACGGCGGCGAGACGGTCAGCATCGGCATGAACGTCCCGAGTGACAAGTTGGGTCGCAAGGACGTGGTGAAAGTGGAGGGGCGCGAACTCAGCCAGTCGGAGGTGGACGTCCTCTCGTTGATCGCCCCCGAAGCGACCATCAACATCATCCGCGACTTCGAGGTGATTGATAAGAACCGGGTCGAGCGCACGGCCTCGGTAACCGGCATCCTGGTCTGTCCGAACCACAACTGCATCACGAACGCCGACGAACCCGTCCGGACCGAGTTCGAGGTGTTCGACGACGGCGTCCGGTGTTCGTACTGTGGCACCATCGTCCGCGAGGGCGACGTGGCCGAACACATCGACGCCCGAGGCTCGGGCGAAACCGCTTTGTGACCGGTGGCCCAACGTTGTGGTATGTCCGGTAAGACGAAGTTCATCCTCGTGCTGGCACTGATCGCGATCGGCTACGTCCTCCTCTCGGGCGACAAGAACCCCGTGGAAGTCGACGTCGACGAGTAACGCGTCCACGGGTCGTTTTTCGGGTGCGGATCACCCACCGCGCCATTTACCCACCACGCCCTCGTACCGTCGGGTATCCGCATGTACGGGGTCGTCACGCGAAACGCCGAGGAACTGGAGTGGTCGACGTTCGACACCGGCTTCTACGAGGTGAAAGACGTCACCGGCCGGGCGGCAGCCCCGCTCTCGACGGGCGTCAACATGGTGTCGACGTTCGGCGACAACGCCGCGGTCGGCGACGACCCCGACTTGGCCGCCGTCGACGCCGAGGGGCGATCGGCGACCCGCGAACGACCCTACTTCGACTGGTCGTACGTCTGCCCGACCCACGACCGCTACCGCGAGGGCGTCCTCGAAATCGTCGACGATTGCGTAGCCGAGTCCCCCGACCTCCGACTCGACGACGTGGGGTTCCCCCGCGATGGCTACTGTCGATGCGAGCGCTGTGACCGCCGCTTCGCCGACAGCGACTTCGACGACCGCGAGGACTGGCGCGCCTCGGTCGTCACCGACTTCGTCGCCGCGGTCCGGGACCGCGTCCCCGGCGACCTCTATCTCACCTGCTACCCCGACCCCTACCCCGGCCATCTCCGGGCGCGAAGCGGCCTCGATATCGAGGCACTCTCCCCGCACGTCGAGGAGTTCGTCGTCCCCATCTACGACACCGCCTACGGGACGACCTACTGGCTCGAGACCATCGCGAAGGGGTTCGAGAGCCGACTCGCCGGCCTCGACGTCGACCTGGGCGTCGAACTGTACGCCGTCGAGGTGGACGTCGACGCCCTCGTCGACGCGACGACGGTCGCCGAGGCGTACGCCGACGCCGTCTACTTCGGCTACGACGCCTCGAACGCCGCGGCTGCGATCCGGCGACTCCGGGCCGACCGTCGCGAGAGCGTCACGCACGGCAACGTCGGCGGAGACGACGACGCGTGAGTTACAGCGGCCCGTAGGAGAGTGCCCAGACGACCACGATGCCGAGCGTGAACACGAGTATAGCGAACAGCGCGAGCACGTAGAGCAGACGACCGGTCGTCATGGTGGCTGTAGGGACGCAGACCGTGATATATCATGCGCCATCGACGCCGTCGGTGTGGCGGGCGCACGGATCGGACGGAGTGACGCGACCACTGTGGCGTCAGTTCTCGAGCGCCTCGATGGCGGCATCGAACGCGTCCGTCGTCGCGTCGTCCAGCGGTTCGTCGGGGTACTTCGCTTCGAGGGCGGGGAGCGCACTGTCGTCGCCGAGGACGCGAAGTGCGTCCGCTGCCCACGACGGATAGCCGTTGCCCCGCCCACGGTCGAGGTACGAACAGAGTTCCGCCACGAGTCGCTCCTCGGGCACCGCGTTCGTATGTCCGTACACGTAGCCCGCGATGAACGCGTAGTACGCCGGAACGGACTCGTCGCCGAACACGGCGTCTTCCAGCCAGTCGAGGTGCGGTTCGAACACCGACGGCCGGGCCTGTGCGACCCGGGCCAACGAATCGGCGACGTACACCGTCGCCCGGAGTTCATCCGAAGCCATCACCTGCTGTGGTGACGGGATTCCGTCCACGTCGTCCGGGTAGTGCGCCCCCGTCTGGAGGAGCGTCGACACGTGTGGCTCGAACAGATCCGGGCGGTCGTAGAGGTTCTGTAACGCCTCCGCGCCCCGCAACCGCTCGTCGACGTCGTCCGCGTTCACTAGCGCGACGATGCGTGACATCTCCTCCGGGGTGATGGCCTCCGGGTCGTCGACGGCCCGAGAGACCAACTCTTCCCGGTCGACTGCGTCGGTGCCGTCCCGCTCTGACGTGTTCGGGGAGTCGTCGGTCATGCTCTCAGATCGACGTCGAGGTTCAGGTCGGTGAATACGTGGTAGTACACATGTCGCTTGGGCATCCCGGTCGTTTCGCAGAGTTCGTCGATGTCGCTCGCGGTGAACTCTCCGCCGAGTTCCGACAGCAGATCGTAGTACGACGACGAGTATCGCGGGCGGTCTTCGTCGGTTCGAGCGACGATCCCTCGCCGGACGGCCGCGTCGAGTGCCGCCTGGAACTCGTCTTCCGTACCGGGAGCGGCCGGCCGTTCGACCCACTCCGACCGTTCGAACTGGTGGTAGTGGTCCGGACCGGTCCGGATGGGATGCTCGTCTCCTGATTCGAAGAACTCGCGGACGAGCCGTTCTCGATCCGTGAGTTCGTCCGCATCCGGCTCCAGTGTCACGTCGCCGTAGCGAGCGAGGAGTGCTTCGACCACCGCCGGATCGATGTCGTACTGGTCGACCACGCCGGCAGCAGATCGGGTCACGTCACGCACGAATCACTACCCGCTGTTAAAAGTACCCCCGCCCGTTCCGGTCGCGTTAAGTTAGAGGATGAGGCGGACGAGTTCTGAGTGCTTATGCTAGAATTCGACCGCCTCAACGGATGTATCGAGTGGATCGACTTGTCGTTTGTGGAGCGAAAGCGGACTCCCGAGTGGGCGATTCAAGTGGGCATCCGGTGTCATCTCGCAGGTATGTCAACAAGGGATGCCAGTCAGTTTCTCGATGAGTTGGGAGTCAAACGTAGTCACGTCGCGGTTCACAACTGGGTGCACAAGGCCGATCTACAGCCGATGTCGACGGTGAGTGCGGATCAACTTGCGGTTGACGAGAAAGTGATCCGCATCAACGGCGACGACTACTGGCTGTACGGTGCCGTCGATCCTCAAACAAACGAAATCCTGCAGTTCAGGCTGTTTCCAGCGACAACGAAACAGACGACGCGATGGTTTCTGACCGAACTTCATCGACGATATCGGCTAGATGGCGTCGAATTTCTCGTCGATGACGCCGATTATCTAGTGAACGTCCTCGACGAAGACGGGTACCGATTCCAGATGATTTCACACGGGAATCGGAATGCCATCGAACGTGTCTTTTGGGAGATAGAACGACGAACCTCATCGTTCGCAACTAGTTTCAGCCATGTCGAACCGCAGACAGCAGAATCGTGGCTCAAAGCCCTCGCCGTCCGGCACAACTCACGCCAAAGTTAACGCGACCCCCGTTCCGGTGACCGGTTACGGCCCGCGTCCGATCAGGTCGTCGAAGGCGTCGCCAGCGACGCCCGGACCGTCGGGCACGGCCACCGTCCCCGCCTCGACGGGCACCGGATCGGGGGCCAGATCGGTTTCGAGGGCGTCGCCGGTCGCCAGCCCACAGGGACGCACGTCCGGAATCGTGGCGGCGACGTGGACCGCCGCCGTCCGTGCGGGTGCGGCGTCGACGGTGGTCGTCACGACGGGGTCGACGCCCGCGCCGAGTGTGTCGCGTGCGACCCCGACGGCGCGGGCGGGGCCGCCGAGCGCCATCGGCTTCACCACCAGTACGTCCGCGGCGTCGGCGGCCAGTACGTCGGCCACCGTCGCCGCGGTCAGCGACTCGTCGAGCGCGATATCGACCCCCCGACCCCGGAGACCGGCGTGGCCCGACAGATCGGCGGCAGGGAGGGGTTGTTCGACGTAGGACAGATCGAGCGACGAGAGGGCTTCGACGGCCTCCTCGGCCGTTTCGCGGTCCCACGCGCCGTTGGCGTCGGCCCGGAGCGTCACGTCCGAGCCGACGGCGGCCCTGACGGTCCGGAGTCGCGTCACGTCCCGGTCCAGGTCGCCGACGCCGACCTTGACTTTCAGACAGTCGAACCCGGCGTCGACGGCGTCGAGCGCGGCCGCCACCGTCTCCTCGGGTGACGCGTCGCCGAGCGTCGCGTTGACGGGGACGCTGGGTGCGGGCGCGTCGGCGAGCAACGACGCGAGCGGCCGGCCCTCGAGTCGCCCGAGGGCGTCGAGCGCGGCGGATTCGACCGCGTGGCGGGCGGCGGGCGTGTCGTCTAACGGAGCGGTCACGACCGGCGGTGCCGTGGACAGGGGTTCGAGCGGTGTCGCGGCCGCTGCCTCGAGGAGCGTCCCGTCGGCGTCCGCCACCGCGTCGAGTGCCGCCCGGCAGTCGTCGAGCGACTCGGTCCACCCCGGGAGCGGCGTCGCCTCGCCGACCCCCGTCACGCCTGCCGACCCGATCCGGACGATATCCCCCTCGCGCCGGTCGATCGTCCCGGCAGCCGTTCCGAGCGAGCGATCGAGGTCGAGTGCGAACGGGCGTCGATTCATAAACCCAAGGCGAGACCGACCGCGAACAGGCCGGCGTGTGCAGCGAGCAGTTTGCCGGTGCGTTCCAGCGCGGGGTTGAGCGCGCCGCCGGACGTTCGCGTACAGACGGTGCGGGCGACGGCGGCGGCGAGTGGGATGGTGAGGAGTGGGAGACAGACGAGGACCGACCCCGGACCGGCGAGCCACACGCCGACCGGGACGAGATAGGAGAGCACCAGCAGGCCGACGTACTGGACGCGACTCCAGCGGTAGCCGATCCGGACGGCCAGCGTCCGCTTGCCCGTCTCGGCGTCGGTCTCCATGTCCCGGACGTTGTTCACGACGAGGATGGCCGTCGACAGCGCGGCGACGGGGAGGCTGGCGACGACCGCGATCGGGGGTACCGTCTCCGGGGGGACGGTGAGCGGGAGCGGGGGCGCCAGTACGGCCGCGGCTTGGACGTAGTACGTGCCGGTGACTGCGACGAGGCCGAAGAAGACGAAGACGAAGACGTCGCCGAGGCCGTGGTAGCCCAGCGGGTAGGGACCGCCGGTGTAGGCGAGACCGGCGGCGACGGAGACCAAGCCGACGATCAGGATCGGGAGGCCGCCGACGTAGACCAGCGTCGCACCGACGAGGATCGCCGCCGCGAACGTGAGATACGTGGCCCGCTTGACCTCTTCGGGGGCGATGAGCCCCGACTGTGTCACCCGCGTGAATCCCTCGCGGTCGTCGGTGTCCGCGCCCTTGACGGCGTCGTAGTAGTCGTTGGCGAAGTTGGTGCCGATCTGTATCAACGCGGCCCCCACGAGCGCGGCGAGCGCGGCGAGGGGATGGGCGACGTCCCGTCCGACCGCCAGCCCGACGCCGACGGCGACCGGAGCCGCGGCCGCCGGGAGCGTCTGTGGCCGTGCGGCCATCACCCACGCCCGTCGTCGTCCGACCTCCTCCGTACTCATCGTCCGGTCGTGGGAACGCCAGCGGCGTAAAGCCTCCCGGTTCGGGAGCGTGTTACCACCAGAACCGGAACAAGACGTAGAACGTCGCGTACGCGCCGACAGTCGAGAGGATGGGAACCACGTTCTGCATGAGGACGACCCGCCCCGTCGTCTCGGGGTTGAACAGTTCGGCCGCACTCGGCGTGTCGGCGGGGTCTTCCTCGCCGATGTCCGGGGACTCCTCGCCCGGTTCCTCGGCCGTCAGCGCGCCGACCGAGACGTTGGGCTTCTTCTCGCCGCGGACCCCCTCAGAGACGGTGATCGACCGTGTCGCCCGACCCCAGCCCAGGCCGACGATGGACATCGTGGCGATGATGACGAAGGAAGCGGGGATGCCAATGGCCGAGAGACCGATGACGATGCCGGAGGAGATGACGGCGACGACGATGGCCGCCGTCAGTGGCAGGTCGGTGATGTCGTTGCCCAGCGTGTCGAGGGTCCGGCGGGCGATGGTGAGCGCACCGATCGTGACCGCGCCACAGCCGAGCAGGATCAGGAGGTTCATGTCGACGCCCGCGCCGTACAGCGGCGCGATGGCGTTGGCGATGTTCGAGGTGCCCGAGGAGAAGGCCATCAGACAGCCGATGGCGACGACCACCACGACGCCGACGATCTCCCGGCGGGTGGTGTTCGGCCCCGACGTCGGGATCGGGACCGCACCGGACCGGTCGACGGTCAGGAGGTCCCCGTCGCTCCCGTCGATGGCGATCCAGCGGTTGATCGTCGGGTAGAAGTATCGGCCGACGACGCCGGAGACCCAGAAGCCGAGCAGCGGGGCGACGATCCACCAGACGGCGATCTCGCCCATCACAGCCCAGTTGAGTTCGCCCGCGGCGACGCCCAGGCCGGCGATGGCTCCGACGGCAGTCATCGACGTCGACGCGGGGACGCCGGCGTAGTTGCCGACGAACAGCGCGCCGCCGATGAAAAACAGGACGACGATGCTGGTCTCGATGGTGAAGATGCCGGGGTCGTACACCAGATCCCGGCCGAGCGTGTTCACGACCCGCCGACCGAGCGTCCACGCGCCGACGAAGAAAAAGGTCGCCATCAGCGCGCCGGCCATCAGTTTCGAGATGACGCCCGCGCCGACAGCGGGGCCGAAGGCCGGGCCGGTCGTCGCGCCGCCGATGTTGAATCCGACGAACAGCGAGACGGCGAAGCCGACGAGCAAGAGCGCGCCGATCATGCGTGGCCGTCGGATTCCAGTCGGACAGTGGTCATCGCTTCGCCTCCGGTTCGTCGCCGCCGTCCTCGTCGGTTCCGTCGTCGATTTCGTCGGCCCTGGGCCGTCGGTCGACGCGTTCGTTCACCTGCTCTAGCTGCTCGATGATGTCGTCCATCTCCTCGGAGACCGTCCGTTCGACGTTTTCGGTGACGGTCCGTTCGACCTCCTCGGTCACCCCCTCGGTGATCGTCTCCTCGACGTTCTCTGCGACCTCCTCGGTGATCGTCTCTTCGACGTTCTCGGCGACCTCCTCGGACACTTCCTCGGTGATCGTCTCCTCGACTTTCTGTGTCACCTCTCGTGTCATCCACTCGGGATCGAACCGCGCCATCTTCCAGACGACGTGGATCACGTACGAGACGATCGCACCGATCCCGAAGGCGACGCCGACGCCGGTACCGACGAGGAGGATGAGTGCCGCCGCGAGGAGAATGACTGCACCGTACGCCAGGTCGACGAAAAAATCAACACGGTTCGGATTCATCGGTCACCATATACGTCGAGTTTGGTGTGCAAGCATATACTATCTGCCTTTCGCCGGGCGGTCGTTCCCGGCCGTGCTCAGTAGTGCCACGGCACGTCCGAGAAGTCCGGTTCCCGCCCCTCGAGGAAGGCGTCCCGGCCCTCGGCGGCCTCGTCGGTCATGTACGCCAGCCGCGTCGCCTCGCCCGAGAAGACCTGCTGGCCGACCATCCCGTCGTCCGCGAGGTTGAACGCGTACTTCAGCATCCGCATGGCGGTCGGACTCTTGCCGGTCATCGTCTCGGCCCACGAAAGCGCCACCTCCTCCAACTCCTCGTGGGGGACCGCCTCGTTGACCATCCCCATGTCGGCCGCTTCGTCGGCGTCGTAGGTCTTCCCGAGGAAGAACACCTCGCGAGCCTTCTTCTGGCCGATCTGTCGGGCGAGGTAGGCGGAGCCGAAGCCGCCGTCGAAGGAGGCCACGTCCGGATCCGTCTGGAGGAACTTCGCGTGGTCCGCGCTCGCGAGGGTGAGGTCACAGATCACGTGCAGGGAGTGGCCGCCGCCGACAGCCCACCCAGGGACCACGGCGACGACGGGTTTGGGCATGAATCGGATCAGCCGCTGGACCTCGAGGACGTGCAGGCGGCCGACGGTCGACGTGTCGGTGTCGAGGGTGGTGTCCTCGGTGTCGGCGTCGGTCTCTGCCGCCGGCGCGTCGTCCTCGCGGTACTCGTACCCCGACTCCCCCCGTATCGACTGGTCGCCGCCGGCCGAGAACGCCCAGCCACCGTCCGTCGGCGAGGGGCCGTTGCCCGTCAGGAGGACACAGCCAACGTCGGCCTGTTTGCGGGCGTGATCCAGCGCCGCGTACAGTTCGTCGACGGTCCGCGGGCGGAAGGCGTTGCGGACCTCGGGACGGTCGATGGCGACGCGAACCGCGGGCACGTCGTCCGCGCGGTGGTAGGTCACGTCCTCGAACTCGTCGGTGACGGCCGTCCAGCGGTCGGGATCGAAGAGGTCGGAAACCATACCCGAGGGCGGGGCGGCGCGCGCAAAAAGGTGCAGGTCGCCGGTCACGCCCGCCGGTCGAGCCACTGCGCTACGGGTCCAAAGGGGCTGGTGAGCCACGCGGCGACGACGACGGTCAGCGCGACGACGAGGCCGAGGAGGATGTTCGCCACGATGAGCACGGCGTACGCCAGAACTGCGAGAACGACCGCGCCGGTCGCGAGGGTTCGCGCCCGCGTCATATCGTCGAGCGGAGTCCCCGGCGACAGTCGGTCGATCAGCCAGCCGACGGTGTAGACGACGGCACCGATGAAGGCACCGAGCAGGACACGCTGTGCGACGACGGCGGCGACGACGACGACGGCCGTGACGGCGAGGAGCGTCGTCTGGCGGGTCGCGGAGGGCATCACGCCCGGCTGGGACGTCCGGCGATATAAAACCCGATCAGTCGGTCAGCTCGTCGACGGTCGCCTCAAGCAGTCGTTCCCGCGTCCGCTGGCTGGCCTCGGCGTCCGTCCGCACCTCGATCACGTCCGTCCCGTCGCTCGCGACCGACTCGGCGTAGGCGTCGCAAAACGACGCCCGGTCGGAGACGGCGACGTGGTCGAGGTCGTAGAGGTCGGCCACCGGGTCGAACTCCATCCCGTGTGGCGTCTTGAACGACTCGGTGAAGGGGGGGTCGAACGACTCGATGGGGAGGCGGTGGAAGATGCCGCCGCCGTCGTTGTTGATCACCACGATCGTCGCGTCGACGCCACACCGCAACGCCGACAGCAGGCCGTTGCCGTCGTGGTAGAGGGCTAGGTCGCCGATCACGAGCGTCAGGTGGTCGGTCGTTGCGCTGCCCGCCCCCAACGCCGTGGAGACGACGCCGTCGATGCCCGACGCGCCGCGGTTCCCAAGGACGGTATAGCCCGCTGCCGTCGGCTCGACGTACCGGTCGGCGTCGCGGACGGGCGACGAGTTCGAGACGACGAGCGTCGCGGGTTCGGGTGCGAGGTCGGCCACGTCTGCGAGGATCGCCCCTTCGAAGTAGCCACCCGCCCCGTCGTCGGCTTGCAGCCGATTGCTCGTGGAGCCGTGCTCCACGCCGTCGTCGGTCGCCTCGCCCACAACCTCGCGGTGGGTGCGGTCGGCGGCCGCCCAGCGCTCGCGCCACTCGGGGGCGTCCGGGCCACTGACCGTCTCCGCGAGGGTGCCGAGGAGACGCGAGGGGTCGGCGATCACGAGGTCGGTTGCCCGGAACTCCGCCTCCCGCCACGCACCCGCAGGATCGACGACGAACTGGCGAGCGTCGGTGCGGGCGAGGTACTTCCGGAGTCGCTTCGAGGTGGGGGAGGCTCCGATCCGCAGGACGACCTCCGGGTCGGGCCAGTCGGCCGCCACTCCGGGGTCGAGGTAGCCGTCGTAGCCGCCGAGGGTCGTCGTCACGCGGGTGTGGCCGCCGAAGCGCAGGCCCGAGAGCGGGTCCGCGAGGATCGGGAACCCGGTCGCGTGGGCCAGCGCCGTCACCGCCTGGGGATCGACGCCCGGCGGGTCCGTCGGCCCCGCGACGATCAGCCCTCGGCCGACCGACAGCGCCTCGGCGAGGCGGCGGCGCTCGGTGCGGTCCAGGCGCGGGACGCCGGCCGTCGTCGACACGAACGGCCGGTCGTCGTCGCGGCCGGCCGCCGCGAGGGGGTCGAGGTCGGCGGGCACGTCGCCCTCGACGTGTGTGGGTTCGAGGGGCTTGCGAAACGGGCAGTTCAGGTGGACCGGTCCCGAGGGCGTCCCCGTCGCCTCGGCGAGTGCCCGGCCGACCGTCGTCCGGAGCGATCGGAGTTTGCGGGCGTCGGCCTCGGGTTCGGGCAGGTCCTTGTACCACCTGACTGCGTCGCCGTACAGTTTCTCCTGGTCCACCGTCTGGTTCGCGCCGCTCTCACGGAGTTCCGGGGGGCGGTCCGCGGTGAGGAGGAGCAGGGGCACCCGGCCCTCGTCGGCCTCGACGACTGCCGGGTGGTAGTTGGCGGCCGCGGTACCGGAGGTACAGATCAGGGGCGTCACCTCGCCGGTTCGGCGGGCGCGGCCGAGCGCGAAGTAGGCGGCCGAGCGTTCGTCGAGGACCGAGTAGGCGGTCAGATCCTCGTGCTCGTCGACGGCGGCGACGAGCGGTGTCGACCGACTCCCCGGCGAGACGACGGCGGCGTCGACGCCGGCCCGGACGAGTTCGTCCACGAGTGCCCGCGCCCAGAGGACGTTGCGGTTTGGTGCGCTCATTCCAGTTCGTCGAGGATCGGCCGGTACTTGAGTTGCACTTCGTCCCACTCGCGGTCGGGATCCGAGTCGTCGACGACCCCGACACCCGCGAAGAGCGTGGTCTCGGTGCCCCGGGCGAGTGCCGAACGGATGGCGACCGCGAAGGTGCCGTTGCCGGCGGCGTCGACCCAGCCCACGGGGGCGGCGTACCACCCGCGGTCGAACGGCTCCGTCTCGCGGATGGTGGCGAGCGCGCGCTCCGGGGGCAGTCCCCCGACCGCCGGCGTGGGGTGGAGCGCCTCCACCAGATCGAGGACGTGCGTATCGTGGTCGAGCGTCGCGGTGATGGGGGTGAAGAGGTGTTGGACGGTCTCCAGTCGGCGGACCCGGCGCCCGCCGGCGGTGACCGACGACGCGAACGGGGAGAGCTGTTCTCGGATGGTTTCGGCGACCAGGTCGTGTTCGTGGCTGTTCTTCTCGTCGTCGAGGAGTTCGGCAGCCAGCCAGTCGTCCTCGGTCGGCGTGTCGCCCCGGCCGGTCGTGCCCGCGAGCGCGCCGGTCGTGACCGTCCGCCCGTGACGGCTGACCAGTCGCTCGGGCGTCGCGCCGAAGAAACTCGGGCGGTCCGGGTCGGCGGTCGGTTCGACGAGGAAGCGGTAACAGTCGGGGTACGTCTCGCCGAGGTTCGCGAGCACGTCCGACACCGACAGGGGGTCGTCGAGCGTCACGGCGAGCGCCTGCGCGAGGACGACCTTCCGGAGGTCACCGGCGTCGATCCGATCGATGGTCGCCTCGACCGACTCCCGCCACGTCTCGCGGGGCGTCGTGCGCGTCCGCGAGACGATGCTCGGCCCGCGGTGGGGGTCGGCATCTTCGGCCGAGGTGAGTCGCTCGCACGCCTCGTCGAGCCGTCGCTCGACGGCGTCGGCCGTCGCGTCCGGGCCGACGGCGTTGACCGTCACCCAGGTGCCGCGGTCGGTGTCGGTGACCTGTACCCGCGGGAGGACGAACCGTGCTCCGGGGAAGTCGGCCCACGTGTCGTCGCCGTCGCTCGCCTCGTCGTGGAAGGCGAAGCCACCAAACAGCCGGGGGCAGGCAGCTTCGGTCCCGGCGTGGACGTCGCCGGAGCGGAGCAGTCGGTCGATGCTATCGCGGACCGACGCGAACCGGTCGCGACCCTCCGCGGTGACGGCCGCGGCGACGCCGCCGGCGACGACCGTCGCCTCGTCCGGGGCGGTCCAGAACGTCCGCGGTGCCGGCATGGCGTCGAGGGCGGCACGGAGCGACGGCACCGATCCCCGTACCGACCGACTGACGAGACCGGTCTCCGTCTCGTCGCTTTGGGGGACTCCCATTATAAAGTCCTGCGTACGCCGTACCCTTTTACCTAACTATCGCTGTAGCGCTCCTCGGCCCACGGGTCGGCGGTGACCGAGTACCCCCGCTGCTCCCAGAACCCGCGTCGGGGCTCGGTGCAGAACTCGACGCCCGTCACCCACTTCGCGCCCTTGTAGGCGTACCGGTGGGGTGTG includes the following:
- the pyrI gene encoding aspartate carbamoyltransferase regulatory subunit — translated: MSDTEKELRVSKIRDGTVIDHVTGGQALNVLAILGIDGNGGETVSIGMNVPSDKLGRKDVVKVEGRELSQSEVDVLSLIAPEATINIIRDFEVIDKNRVERTASVTGILVCPNHNCITNADEPVRTEFEVFDDGVRCSYCGTIVREGDVAEHIDARGSGETAL
- a CDS encoding IS6 family transposase, whose amino-acid sequence is MLEFDRLNGCIEWIDLSFVERKRTPEWAIQVGIRCHLAGMSTRDASQFLDELGVKRSHVAVHNWVHKADLQPMSTVSADQLAVDEKVIRINGDDYWLYGAVDPQTNEILQFRLFPATTKQTTRWFLTELHRRYRLDGVEFLVDDADYLVNVLDEDGYRFQMISHGNRNAIERVFWEIERRTSSFATSFSHVEPQTAESWLKALAVRHNSRQS
- a CDS encoding o-succinylbenzoate synthase codes for the protein MNRRPFALDLDRSLGTAAGTIDRREGDIVRIGSAGVTGVGEATPLPGWTESLDDCRAALDAVADADGTLLEAAAATPLEPLSTAPPVVTAPLDDTPAARHAVESAALDALGRLEGRPLASLLADAPAPSVPVNATLGDASPEETVAAALDAVDAGFDCLKVKVGVGDLDRDVTRLRTVRAAVGSDVTLRADANGAWDRETAEEAVEALSSLDLSYVEQPLPAADLSGHAGLRGRGVDIALDESLTAATVADVLAADAADVLVVKPMALGGPARAVGVARDTLGAGVDPVVTTTVDAAPARTAAVHVAATIPDVRPCGLATGDALETDLAPDPVPVEAGTVAVPDGPGVAGDAFDDLIGRGP
- a CDS encoding 1,4-dihydroxy-2-naphthoate polyprenyltransferase, with product MSTEEVGRRRAWVMAARPQTLPAAAAPVAVGVGLAVGRDVAHPLAALAALVGAALIQIGTNFANDYYDAVKGADTDDREGFTRVTQSGLIAPEEVKRATYLTFAAAILVGATLVYVGGLPILIVGLVSVAAGLAYTGGPYPLGYHGLGDVFVFVFFGLVAVTGTYYVQAAAVLAPPLPLTVPPETVPPIAVVASLPVAALSTAILVVNNVRDMETDAETGKRTLAVRIGYRWSRVQYVGLLVLSYLVPVGVWLAGPGSVLVCLPLLTIPLAAAVARTVCTRTSGGALNPALERTGKLLAAHAGLFAVGLALGL
- a CDS encoding inorganic phosphate transporter translates to MIGALLLVGFAVSLFVGFNIGGATTGPAFGPAVGAGVISKLMAGALMATFFFVGAWTLGRRVVNTLGRDLVYDPGIFTIETSIVVLFFIGGALFVGNYAGVPASTSMTAVGAIAGLGVAAGELNWAVMGEIAVWWIVAPLLGFWVSGVVGRYFYPTINRWIAIDGSDGDLLTVDRSGAVPIPTSGPNTTRREIVGVVVVVAIGCLMAFSSGTSNIANAIAPLYGAGVDMNLLILLGCGAVTIGALTIARRTLDTLGNDITDLPLTAAIVVAVISSGIVIGLSAIGIPASFVIIATMSIVGLGWGRATRSITVSEGVRGEKKPNVSVGALTAEEPGEESPDIGEEDPADTPSAAELFNPETTGRVVLMQNVVPILSTVGAYATFYVLFRFWW
- a CDS encoding 1,4-dihydroxy-2-naphthoyl-CoA synthase, which produces MVSDLFDPDRWTAVTDEFEDVTYHRADDVPAVRVAIDRPEVRNAFRPRTVDELYAALDHARKQADVGCVLLTGNGPSPTDGGWAFSAGGDQSIRGESGYEYREDDAPAAETDADTEDTTLDTDTSTVGRLHVLEVQRLIRFMPKPVVAVVPGWAVGGGHSLHVICDLTLASADHAKFLQTDPDVASFDGGFGSAYLARQIGQKKAREVFFLGKTYDADEAADMGMVNEAVPHEELEEVALSWAETMTGKSPTAMRMLKYAFNLADDGMVGQQVFSGEATRLAYMTDEAAEGRDAFLEGREPDFSDVPWHY
- the menD gene encoding 2-succinyl-5-enolpyruvyl-6-hydroxy-3-cyclohexene-1-carboxylic-acid synthase; translated protein: MSAPNRNVLWARALVDELVRAGVDAAVVSPGSRSTPLVAAVDEHEDLTAYSVLDERSAAYFALGRARRTGEVTPLICTSGTAAANYHPAVVEADEGRVPLLLLTADRPPELRESGANQTVDQEKLYGDAVRWYKDLPEPEADARKLRSLRTTVGRALAEATGTPSGPVHLNCPFRKPLEPTHVEGDVPADLDPLAAAGRDDDRPFVSTTAGVPRLDRTERRRLAEALSVGRGLIVAGPTDPPGVDPQAVTALAHATGFPILADPLSGLRFGGHTRVTTTLGGYDGYLDPGVAADWPDPEVVLRIGASPTSKRLRKYLARTDARQFVVDPAGAWREAEFRATDLVIADPSRLLGTLAETVSGPDAPEWRERWAAADRTHREVVGEATDDGVEHGSTSNRLQADDGAGGYFEGAILADVADLAPEPATLVVSNSSPVRDADRYVEPTAAGYTVLGNRGASGIDGVVSTALGAGSATTDHLTLVIGDLALYHDGNGLLSALRCGVDATIVVINNDGGGIFHRLPIESFDPPFTESFKTPHGMEFDPVADLYDLDHVAVSDRASFCDAYAESVASDGTDVIEVRTDAEASQRTRERLLEATVDELTD
- a CDS encoding isochorismate synthase — encoded protein: MGVPQSDETETGLVSRSVRGSVPSLRAALDAMPAPRTFWTAPDEATVVAGGVAAAVTAEGRDRFASVRDSIDRLLRSGDVHAGTEAACPRLFGGFAFHDEASDGDDTWADFPGARFVLPRVQVTDTDRGTWVTVNAVGPDATADAVERRLDEACERLTSAEDADPHRGPSIVSRTRTTPRETWRESVEATIDRIDAGDLRKVVLAQALAVTLDDPLSVSDVLANLGETYPDCYRFLVEPTADPDRPSFFGATPERLVSRHGRTVTTGALAGTTGRGDTPTEDDWLAAELLDDEKNSHEHDLVAETIREQLSPFASSVTAGGRRVRRLETVQHLFTPITATLDHDTHVLDLVEALHPTPAVGGLPPERALATIRETEPFDRGWYAAPVGWVDAAGNGTFAVAIRSALARGTETTLFAGVGVVDDSDPDREWDEVQLKYRPILDELE